One Leuconostoc mesenteroides subsp. mesenteroides ATCC 8293 genomic window, CTTAAAGCCAACACAAAGGCAACAATCTCGAAGGTTGTTAGAGACAGATAACCTACCCATTGAAATAAAATCATACTGGTTACTAGGATTGCACAGATGATATAGGATGTTGCTTCGAATTCACGCGGTGCATTTGGTAGTAGCCAGCGATTGCCCAACATCATAATTAAAATAAAGTAGATTAAAAAATTGGCCATTTGGTCATGCAAAATATGAAGACGTCCAGCGTTGTTTGGAAACAGACCGACACCAGCTAATGACAAAGCCGATAAATTTAGCAATATGCGCAACGTAATGAGCCGTCGGTTGTGACGCAGAATTTTTTGTAAAGGAACGAATAGATAGTCTACTAGCGCCAACCAGATTAACCCAGCTAGAATTAAAGTGGCGTTAAACTGCCAAGAGTCCAGCGCATTATCAGTTCCTAAAAAACTTAGGTTATATTGCCACCACATACGCGAGCTATTTGTAACCATCGCTGTTAGTACACCGCCAATGATAGTCATTACAAAAATTGAAGTAATGAATAAGGTAGAGATTGATAACGCTGAATAAATCATTAAAAAGTTAATGATTCCGTTAAACATGGTAAATAGCGCAATTGACGTGAATAAATCAAACGATGCGGTTTGAAATAAGTAATTAATTGCCCAAAAGAATCCTGATGTCACAAAAGCTAAGATAATAGCAAAAGCTACGGTTAAAGCTGGTAAGACGCGCCAACTGGTTTTACGCCGCAGCTTATCAATTTGTTGTCGTTGTTGCTGAAAGTATATTAAAAGGAACATGAAAATGCCGCTGATCTCACTTAACATAATGACGGCACTAGCGATAGAGTTGTCGCCACCCAAAGGGATACGAAACATTTTTTCCTCCACGGCATAAATTGTGAAAATGATTGCCATCACCATAGAAGGAATCAAAAAATGTCGCAACGACAATGTTTGACGTTCATTAGGATTATTTGTCTGCTGTATGATCAATTGTCCGTTTCTAAGCGTGAGATTTAGTGGTTGATTGTGTTTTAAATGTAGCTCGCTAACAATTTCATCAGGTAACGTAAGTTGATATGGTGTCTTTGACATAATTCTCTCCAATATGTTCTAGTTTAGCATGTTCATAAAAGAAGATTGAAAGAACATGTATTTTTTAATATTTTGTATTTATATATCACATTTGTGTTATAACAAATATGTGGTATAATATAGATGTAGAGAGGAACAGAAAAAGTAGCAGATGTGCCTCAGAGACCTCTCGAGTTAAAGGAGATGTGGATAAATGATTAAACGCAGAAACTTTATTAACGACTTTGTACACAATCGCGTACGAGGTCAGACTGAATAGGATGGCGATTAGCAATGAGATTTGATATAAAGGCTTACTTAGATGATAATTCACTAACAATTTACCGCGTAGCAAAGGAATCTGGTTATGGATACACAACGATACACAAGTCGTTTAACAAAACACAATCAGATGCCACGAGCCTAAACATGCGTGATTTAGATGCTCTGGCTAAGGTGCAACATAAACAAATGTGGGAAGTGTTGCGAGAATTAGAAAAACTTTATTTTGATGAATGATAAACGTGCTTGGGGTAAGCACAAGCACATAGAAAACTAAAAGGAGATTTTAGACTATGGCTAACAATGATTTTTTCAATGATCCATTTGGATCAGACATGAATGACATTTTTAATAACATGATGGGCAATATGAACGGCATGAACTCTGAGAACCGTCGTTATTTGATTAACGGTCGCGAGGTTACGCCGGAAGAGTTTGTTCAATATCGACAGACTGGGAAACTACCACAAGGTCTTCAAGCAGCCAATGCTACAAACGGTCAGCCAGTAGCACAACAAGCTGGGCAACCTGGACAAGTAAAGCAGGAAGGAATGCTGGCAAAGCTTGGACGTAACTTGACGAAAGAGGCTCGCGACGGTTTGCTTGATCCAGTCATTGGACGTAACAAAGAGATTCAAGAAACGGCTGAAATTTTAGGACGCCGTACAAAGAACAACCCAGTGCTAGTTGGCGATGCTGGTGTTGGTAAGACAGCAGTGGTTGAAGGTTTGGCACAAGCGATTGTTAATGGGGATGTCCCAGCAGCAATTAAGGACAAGGAGATTTACAGTATCGATATCTCTAGCCTTGAAGCTGGTACTCAATTCCGTGGTGCTTTTGAGGAAAATATCCAGAACCTTTTGAAAGAAGTTAAACAAGCAGGCAACGTTATCTTGTTCTTTGATGAGATTCATCAAATCTTGGGAGCTGGTTCAACCGGTGGCGAAGATGGCGGTAAAGGACTAGCTGATATTATCAAGCCAGCTTTGAGCCGTGGTGAAATTTCATTAATTGGTGCGACAACGCAAGATGAATATCGTAACACGATTATGAAGAACGCTGCACTAGCTCGGCGTTTTAATGAAGTGACTGTGAATGCACCATCACCTAAGGATACGCTTGAAATCTTGAAGGGGATTGCGAAGTTGTATGAAAAGCATCACCATGTTTCATTGCCTGAAAACGTATTAAAGGCAGCAGTTGACTATGCAGTACAGTATATTCCACAACGTTCATTACCAGATAAGGCGATAGATTTGCTTGACATGACAGCGGCTCACCTGTCAGCTAAGAACCCAGTAACAGATAAGGTAAGTTTAGAGAAGCAGATGAGCGATGCTAAAGCAAAGCAAGAAAAGGCTGTTGCTGATGAAGACTATGAGGCCGCTCTAAAGTACAAGAACCAGATTGCTGATTTGGAAAAGAAAGTTGGTAGCGCTGACGAAGCTAAAAAGGTTGAGGCAACGCCTAATGATGTGGCCGAATCAGTAGAACGTTTGACTGGTATTCCTGTGGCACAGATGGGTGCGTCAGATATCGAACGTTTGAAGACAATTGGTGATCGTTTGGCTGGTAAAGTTATTGGTCAAGATGAAGCCGTAAGTATGGTCGCTAAAGCCATTCGTCGTAACCGCGCGGGATTTGATGAAGGAAACCGACCAATTGGTTCGTTCTTGTTCGTCGGTCCAACTGGTGTTGGTAAGACGGAGTTAGCAAAGCAACTAGCTTTGGACATGTTTGGTAGCAAAGATAACATTGTTCGTTTGGATATGAGTGAGTATTCGGATTTGACAGCGGTATCTAAGTTAATTGGTACGACCGCTGGGTATGTTGGCTATGATGACAATAGCAACACACTAACTGAAAAAGTTCGCCGTAATCCTTATTCAATTATTCTCCTTGATGAAATTGAAAAGGCCAATCCACAAGTACTAACGTTGTTATTACAAGTGATGGACGATGGTCGCTTAACAGACGGTCAGGGAAACGTCGTTAACTTCAAGAACACGGTCATTATTGCAACATCTAACGCTGGATTTGGACACAATTCGAGTGATGCAGATCAGGATTTGATGGCTAAGTTGGCGCCATACTTCCGTCCAGAGTTCTTGAACCGTTTTAACGGTGTGATCGAATTTAGTACGTTGACTAAGGATGATTTGAAGCAAATTGTTGATTTGATGTTAGATGATGTCAATAAGACATTGGCTAAGAAAGACTTGACATTACATGTGTCTGACGAAGTTAAGGATCACTTGAT contains:
- a CDS encoding AbrB/MazE/SpoVT family DNA-binding domain-containing protein, producing the protein MSKTPYQLTLPDEIVSELHLKHNQPLNLTLRNGQLIIQQTNNPNERQTLSLRHFLIPSMVMAIIFTIYAVEEKMFRIPLGGDNSIASAVIMLSEISGIFMFLLIYFQQQRQQIDKLRRKTSWRVLPALTVAFAIILAFVTSGFFWAINYLFQTASFDLFTSIALFTMFNGIINFLMIYSALSISTLFITSIFVMTIIGGVLTAMVTNSSRMWWQYNLSFLGTDNALDSWQFNATLILAGLIWLALVDYLFVPLQKILRHNRRLITLRILLNLSALSLAGVGLFPNNAGRLHILHDQMANFLIYFILIMMLGNRWLLPNAPREFEATSYIICAILVTSMILFQWVGYLSLTTFEIVAFVLALSWILLLFQNIYRLYYHTYQTFVVPIS
- a CDS encoding AAA family ATPase; amino-acid sequence: MANNDFFNDPFGSDMNDIFNNMMGNMNGMNSENRRYLINGREVTPEEFVQYRQTGKLPQGLQAANATNGQPVAQQAGQPGQVKQEGMLAKLGRNLTKEARDGLLDPVIGRNKEIQETAEILGRRTKNNPVLVGDAGVGKTAVVEGLAQAIVNGDVPAAIKDKEIYSIDISSLEAGTQFRGAFEENIQNLLKEVKQAGNVILFFDEIHQILGAGSTGGEDGGKGLADIIKPALSRGEISLIGATTQDEYRNTIMKNAALARRFNEVTVNAPSPKDTLEILKGIAKLYEKHHHVSLPENVLKAAVDYAVQYIPQRSLPDKAIDLLDMTAAHLSAKNPVTDKVSLEKQMSDAKAKQEKAVADEDYEAALKYKNQIADLEKKVGSADEAKKVEATPNDVAESVERLTGIPVAQMGASDIERLKTIGDRLAGKVIGQDEAVSMVAKAIRRNRAGFDEGNRPIGSFLFVGPTGVGKTELAKQLALDMFGSKDNIVRLDMSEYSDLTAVSKLIGTTAGYVGYDDNSNTLTEKVRRNPYSIILLDEIEKANPQVLTLLLQVMDDGRLTDGQGNVVNFKNTVIIATSNAGFGHNSSDADQDLMAKLAPYFRPEFLNRFNGVIEFSTLTKDDLKQIVDLMLDDVNKTLAKKDLTLHVSDEVKDHLIEDGYDEALGARPLRRVIEQQIRDQVTDFYLDNPGEKSLSADLVDGKVVISAVVEKTAVTN